One Lepisosteus oculatus isolate fLepOcu1 chromosome 27, fLepOcu1.hap2, whole genome shotgun sequence genomic window, agtgttttgtaAATAATTTCAGTATTTTGTGTCATAAAACATTCATGAATCAAAACTGGAACATTATGGCTTCTCAGTAGGGCATGGGTAGATTGTAAATGTaactaaaacattttgtattttaattgaaattggAACAGTTTGATGTAAACATGCTGTACAAACAGCATAATCAACTACTCCTACTGTGAGGCATGGCGGAGACAGGATTGTCACTGTTCTGCTTCTCATTGCTGCTCAGCAAGCACTGGGTGTGTTGTCAAATAGAGGGCAAAATGGATGAAGCAAAATCCAGGAAAGTAGCAGAGAAATAATCTCAGTTCAAAGCAACACTGGAATGGCATCAGATGAAGAAGTGCAGATCCTTCTGTACACATGTGCACCATTACAACagagacttgcagctgtaattgctaGGAAAGGAGCTCCTAGCTATCTGAATATGTACAGtctatattttattcattcgTATGAGCTTAACATGCAGAGGTTACATAGTTATATTGTCACAGTCAGGTGCCTCAGCCAGTCGCGGCTGGCATCATCCGAATCTGTCAAGCTGCCGGGGCATCTGAAGCGAGGGCAGGAGTATAGGATGTGGTCGGCCTTCTGCTCCTTGCCATCGCGCGCATTCGCAAATTGGGTCATCAGTGAGACCCACTTGTGTAGGGTGGCCCGGAAACGGCAACGTCCAATTCTTAGTCGGTTCAGCTTGACCCAGGCTTGTCTGGGTAGGTCATTTCCAGCGGGTTTGTTAGATACTTTGTCAATAAATTGTTTCAGTCTGTGGTTGTTATTATTCCACGCGTCTTGCCACTTTTTGTTAGCCCAGTTGGTGCCATTGTCGTTGTTTGCTTCTTTCATGAGGCGCCTCATTGTGTTAGAAGGTGAGTGCCGGTTTTCTAGTCGGAGGATCGCGGTGTTCCGGTTGCAGATGGCATCGTGCAGCAGAAGGTTGGAGTCCTCCGAGGCTTTCAGTGCAAGGTTGATGCAACTTGCTTCTCTGCAAAGATTAGGTGGACGGATGCCGCTGAGAATCGGTAGCAATTCAGTGGGCGAAGGTCTAATGCACCCGGTGATAATCCGCATACGGTTGTTCAGGGCTGTGTCTACCTTCTTCGTGTGGCTGCTGTTGTGCCGGGCAGGAGAGCAGTACTCAGCTACCGAGAAGgctagagaaagcacagaggtGTGTTAGACGGTGAAATTTGCACCCCAGCTAGTGCCAGCTAGTCTTTGCAGGAGGTTGTTCCTTGCTTGGATTTTTGCTGCTGTTTGTTCGAGATGTTGCTTGAAGGTCAGTGAGCGGTCAAGGACAACTCCTAGATATTTCGGGCTTTTCTCAAATGGAATAGTTTTGTCTTTGCACTTGACGTTGATTGTTATGTTAGCAAGGCGATTGGCGAGGTGGAAAATGCTGCTCACTGTCTTGGTGATGCTAAGTTTTAACCTCCAGAAGTAGCAGTTCAGCTTGTTCAGGTCAATCGATAGTGTAGTTTCCATTGCTTTGATGTCTGTGGAGCAATGCATAATAGTGATGGCGTCTGCATCTATGTACTTTTTGGCAGCTGTACATGGCAGGTCAGCTGTGTAGATGTTAAACAGCATTGGCACCAGCACCAAGCCTTGTGGGACACCCTTCTTAAGGTAAAATTTCCTGGAGCTGTCATTGCCTAGTGTTAAGCTAAATGATCTTCTAGAGATTAGGTCTTGGATAAAAGGGACCATTTTCATGTTTGGGATGATTCGAAGCAGCTTGAGGATGAGTCCTTTATGCCAGACGGTGGCATAAGATACTCTTACGTCCACAAGAACAGCAcccgctttcttttttcttggaGGCATTGTTCGATATCCTCGACCATACAGCAGACCTGGTCGGTTGTTGATCTATTCGGCCTGAAACCTGCTTGTTCATTTGGAGCTGTGGGTCTATGATAGAGCTTATTCTGTTGTATATTAGCCTTTCCATAAGCTTGAAGGTGATGCGGAGGAGGCTGATTGGCCGGTAGCTTTTTGGGGCCTCAGGTGATTTGTTTGGTTTAAGAACAGCAATGACTTtttctgttaataataatagcttacacttatagagcgcttttctggacagtccactcaaagcgctttacaggtaatggggactcccctccaccaccaccaatgtgcagcatccacctggatgatgcgacggcagccatagtgcaccagaacgctccccacacaccagctctcagtggggaggagagcagagtaatgaagccaattcatagagggggattggtaggaggccatgattgataaaggccaatgggaaatttggccaggacgccggggtacacccctactctttttgagaaacaccctgggattttgaatgaccacagagagtcaggactcagtttcacatctcatctgaaggacggcccctgtttacagtatagtgtccccgtcactacactggggcattaggacccacatgagccgcagggtgagcgccccctgctggccccactaacctcagtgtttccccaggaggtctcccatccaggtactgaccaggctcacacctgcttagcttcagtgggttgccagttctgTTCTCCAGATCTTACACATTTTGTTTAGTAAAAGGCAACTGTTGAAAAATGCTAGTAGCCATTCTAAGGCAAGTACAGAGAGATGGGTAAGCTGTTCAGGATGCAGGTGGTCAGGTCCTGGAGCTTTCCCTGTCTTGAGGGTGGAAGTTGCTGCAATCAGTTCAGGATGGGTGAAGCTGCTGTGACTGTTATCATCTGCTGAGCTGGCTCACCAACTGTCATGAATAATCTTGTTTAACTTTCCTGGCAAACTGCTTGTCTATGTGGCTTGGCTTGCCACTGTCAATAAGCActtaccatgtacagtatataaaacatacagaaaCACAGTTTCTACTGTCAGAAAACGTAGAAGCACTAACTTGTTACCCTTAGTTCTTGAATTGTAGCAAAAGAGAAACATGAGCAGGAAGAAGCATGGAACAACATTGAGGCTTTCATTGGCACTTTTATTTGGCTCAGAAGACACTtccactgctctcctcccaggACCAGGCCACACAGGCTGCTCAGACCTGGCACCTCTGGACTCGGCCATCTTTGCACACAACCCAGAGGATCCCTCGGTCATAGGACACATGCCTGGCCACACCAGCTGCCCTTAGAGCCCACCACCTCCTGCCAAAGGCGTTACAGGCATCAATACCAACCCTGCAAGGAAGAAGCACAGGGTTAGAGCAGCCCAGAATTAGAGAATCACGCACCCATGTGTTATCCCTTCCCCCAGTCACCCCCAGCTCACCTCTTGAAGAccactccattcctgttcaccccATACACACTGCCATCTGAGCCCACCTCCACCAGGGACAGGGAGCCCTGAATGGGGTACCACCTGTCGGAGCCTCTGCAGGAATCCCCACTCACATCCAGCTTGACAAAGATCTGGTCCAGCCTGTTCACTCCCCAGCAACCAAAAGGCCCACAGGAATAGTACTTGAGGGAGCCCACGACAGGAATCCAGGGGATGTTGCCCTGGCCAGCATACTGC contains:
- the LOC138225299 gene encoding fish-egg lectin-like; this translates as MEGRGCLLCLLVGCLLVSVAGALQCRAVPGSLKQIDAGAGRVCGVDNADNLVSYQGNSWGSLAMKGKHVSVGPAGLWSVSLASLVFKWLGGRWIRVQPGSLIQIDAGGDKFVVGVNAANSIFCLNSGPVLQYAGQGNIPWIPVVGSLKYYSCGPFGCWGVNRLDQIFVKLDVSGDSCRGSDRWYPIQGSLSLVEVGSDGSVYGVNRNGVVFKRVGIDACNAFGRRWWALRAAGVARHVSYDRGILWVVCKDGRVQRCQV